CGGGCAAGGTCCGGACGGCGGATGAGACGTGAGCCGCACGGCACCCGCGGAGGGCCCGTGCGGACAACGCTTTCCCGCCGGTCCGGACATTGCTTCGTCACATTGCCGAAACGAGTTGGCGCTGTCAATGCAGCGCTGCAACGACATCCCGCCGCCACCGGACGCGGCGCGGGACCGGCCCGCGGCGCAGGGGTCAGGCCTTGATGTATTCGGCCAGGTGTTTGCCGGTGAGGGTGGTGGGGGTGGCCACCAGGTCGGCGGGGGTGCCCTGGAAGACGACGCGGCCGCCGTCGTGCCCGGCGCCCGGGCCCAGGTCGATGATCCAGTCGGCGTGGGCCATCACGGCCTGGTGGTGCTCGATGACGATGACCGAGCGGCCGGCGTCGACCAGGCGGTCGAGCAGGCCCAGCAACTGTTCCACGTCGGCCAGGTGCAGGCCGGTGGTGGGCTCGTCGAGGATGAAGACGCCGCCCTTCTCCCCCATGTGCACGGCGAGCTTGACCCGCTGGCGCTCACCGCCGGAGAGCGTGGTGAGCGGCTGGCCCAGCGTGAGGTAACCCAGGCCGACGTCGGCGAGCCGCTCCAGGATCTTGTGGGCGGCCGGGTTCCGGGCGTCGCCGGCCGCGAAGAACTCGACCGCCTCGGCGACCGGCATGGCCAGCACCTCGCTGATGTCCCGGCCACCGACCTTGTAGTCGAGGACCGACGCCTCGAAGCGGCGCCCCTCGCACACCTCGCAGGTGGTCGCGACCCCGGCCATCATCCCCAGGTCGGTGTAGATGACGCCGTTGCCGTTGCAGTTCGGGCAGGCGCCCTCCGAGTTCGCGCTGAACAGGGCCGGTTTCACCCCGTTGACCTTGGCGAACTGCTTGCGGATCGGCTCCAGCAGGCCGGTGTAGGTGGCCGGGTTGCTGCGCCGGGACCCCTTGATCGCGCCCTGGTCGACGGCCACCACGCCGTCCCGGCCGGCCACCGAGCCGTGGATGAGCGAGCTCTTGCCGGAGCCGGCGACGCCGGTGACCACGACCAGCACGCCGAGCGGGACGTCCACGTCCACGTTCCGCAGGTTGTGCCGGTCGGCGCCGCGGACCTCGAGGAAGCCGGACGGCTTGCGGAACTCGGGTTTCAGCGACGCCCGGTCGTCCAGGTGCCGCCCGGTCAGCGTGCCGCTGGCCCGCAGACCCTCCAGGGTGCCCTGGAAGACCACCTCGCCACCGGCCGCGCCGGCCCGCGGGCCGAGATCCACGACGTGGTCGGCGATCGCGATCGCCTCCGGCTTGTGCTCCACCACCAGGACCGTGTTGCCCTTGTCCCGCAGTTGCAGGAGCAGCTCGTTCATCCGCTGGATGTCGTGCGGGTGCAGGCCGATGGTGGGCTCGTCGAAGACGTAGGTGACGTCGGTCAGCGACGACCCGAGGTGCCGGATCATCTTGGTGCGCTGCGCCTCACCGCCGGACAGCGTGCCGGCCGGACGGTCCAGGGACAGGTAGCCGAGGCCGATCTCGATGAACGAGTCCAGGGTGTGCTGCAGTTTCGCCAGCAGCGGGGCGACCGACGGCTCGTCCAGTCCCCGCACCCAGGCGGCCAGGTCGCTGATCTGCATCCGGCAGGCGTCGGCGATGCTGACGCCCCTGATCTTCGAGGAGCGGGCGCCCTCGCTGAGCCGGGTGCCGTCGCACTCGGGGCAGGTGGTGAAGGTGATCGCGCGGTCCACGAAAGCCCGGATGTGCGGCTGCATCGCCTCCCGGTCCTTGGACAGGAAGGACTTCTGGATGGACGGGATGATGCCACTGTAGGTCAGGTTGATCCCGTCGACCTTGATCTTCGTGGGCTCCTTGTAGAGCAGGTCGTTCAGTTCCTTCTTGGTGTACGCCTTGATCGGCTTGTCCGGGTCGAAGTAACCGCAGCCGCGGAAGATCCGGCCGAACCAGCCCTCCATGCTGTAACCCGGGATGGTGAGCGCGCCCTCGTTGAGCGACTTCTCGTCGTCGTACAGGGCGGTGAGGTCGAAATCGGTCACCGCGCCGCGGCCCTCGCACCGGGGGCACATCCCGCCGGTGATGCTGAAGCTGCGCCGCTCCTTGGTGACGACACCGGCCTTCTCCACCTTCACGGCGCCGGCGCCGGAGATCGAGGCGACGTTGAACGAGTACGCCTGCGGGGAGCCGATGTGCGGATCGCCGAGCCGGCTGAACAGGATCCGCAGCATCGCGTTGGCGTCGGTGGCGGTGCCGACCGTGGACCGCGGGTCGGCGCCCATCCGCTCCTGGTCGACCAGGATCGCCGTGGTCAGGCCCTCCAGGACGTCCACCTCGGGGCGGGCCAGGGCCGGCATGAAGCCCTGCACGAACGCGCTGTACGTCTCGTTGATCATCCGTTGCGACTCGGCCGCGATGGTGCCGAAGACGAGCGAGCTCTTGCCCGAGCCGGAGACGCCGGTGAAGACGGTCAGCCGGCGCTTGGGGATCTCGACGCTGACATCCTTGAGATTGTTGACGCGTGCGCCGTGCACGCGGATGAGGTCGTGGCTGTCGGCTGCATGCGTCTTCTCCATGGCGGCAAGGCTAACGGCGGCCCCCAGGCGGTGCTTCTCCTTTCCTGATCAGTTCTCCGGAGCGGGCCTCAGTCCTCGGTGACGTCACTCAGCGGACTGGAGTTGCTGATGTCCGGCGGCGCGTTCCACTTCTGCAACTCGTTGCTGCTGCACACGGCCACCTTGACCTTGCTGGTGCCGTCCGCGTGGAGGTCGACGTTCTTCACACCGGTGGCGAGGTCGGTCGGCTGCAGGCACAGACCCTTGCTGTCCTCGATCCGGTAGCTCGTGGTGTAGCTGCCGGTGTTGTGCTTGACGTTCCAGATGAGCTCGGTGGGGATGCCGGTGAGGCTCGTCGTGGTGGTCTGCGGGCACCCGGTCGTCGTCACCGTCACCCAGCTGCTGGACGTCGCCACCAGCGGCGACTTGAGGCAGTACCGCTTGCCGCCGGTGCTGATGTAGATGACGCCCTTCTTCTCGAACTCCTTCGCGGAGTCGTTCGGCATCGGGTGGTACCAGGTCTGGTTCCAGTCGACGACGCCGTTCGGGTCCTGCTTGCAGAACCAGGCGATCATGTACGTCGCGGTGACCGACCGGCCGGTGACGTCCAGGCAGCGGCTGAACTGGGAGTAGTTGACCAGCTGGTT
Above is a genomic segment from Actinoplanes ianthinogenes containing:
- a CDS encoding ATP-binding cassette domain-containing protein is translated as MEKTHAADSHDLIRVHGARVNNLKDVSVEIPKRRLTVFTGVSGSGKSSLVFGTIAAESQRMINETYSAFVQGFMPALARPEVDVLEGLTTAILVDQERMGADPRSTVGTATDANAMLRILFSRLGDPHIGSPQAYSFNVASISGAGAVKVEKAGVVTKERRSFSITGGMCPRCEGRGAVTDFDLTALYDDEKSLNEGALTIPGYSMEGWFGRIFRGCGYFDPDKPIKAYTKKELNDLLYKEPTKIKVDGINLTYSGIIPSIQKSFLSKDREAMQPHIRAFVDRAITFTTCPECDGTRLSEGARSSKIRGVSIADACRMQISDLAAWVRGLDEPSVAPLLAKLQHTLDSFIEIGLGYLSLDRPAGTLSGGEAQRTKMIRHLGSSLTDVTYVFDEPTIGLHPHDIQRMNELLLQLRDKGNTVLVVEHKPEAIAIADHVVDLGPRAGAAGGEVVFQGTLEGLRASGTLTGRHLDDRASLKPEFRKPSGFLEVRGADRHNLRNVDVDVPLGVLVVVTGVAGSGKSSLIHGSVAGRDGVVAVDQGAIKGSRRSNPATYTGLLEPIRKQFAKVNGVKPALFSANSEGACPNCNGNGVIYTDLGMMAGVATTCEVCEGRRFEASVLDYKVGGRDISEVLAMPVAEAVEFFAAGDARNPAAHKILERLADVGLGYLTLGQPLTTLSGGERQRVKLAVHMGEKGGVFILDEPTTGLHLADVEQLLGLLDRLVDAGRSVIVIEHHQAVMAHADWIIDLGPGAGHDGGRVVFQGTPADLVATPTTLTGKHLAEYIKA